In archaeon CG10_big_fil_rev_8_21_14_0_10_43_11, a genomic segment contains:
- a CDS encoding protein translocase SEC61 complex subunit gamma, which produces MKLNTVGDNLSRVFTNLKYSLAHYRRVLRRTKRPSKREFIDIVKITGIGMVIMGVIGFALQTLFVYVIKL; this is translated from the coding sequence ATGAAACTTAACACGGTTGGTGACAACCTAAGCAGAGTGTTTACAAATCTCAAATACTCGCTTGCCCACTACCGACGCGTACTTCGACGAACCAAACGACCATCAAAAAGAGAGTTTATCGATATTGTTAAAATTACGGGCATTGGTATGGTCATTATGGGCGTGATAGGTTTTGCACTACAAACACTTTTTGTGTACGTAATCAAACTGTGA
- the ftsZ gene encoding cell division protein FtsZ, producing the protein MDILSSGSGSLFQPPQQSQSHSVKEFRSELSRTKDVDAELEELLATKRATIRVIGVGGAGNNSLTRMSEIGIKGAELIVVNTDAQDLLVALADKKILIGKEASSGMGAGSNPKVGEEAARESESELKKSLAGADMVFITCGLGGGTGTGAAPVIAEIAKKNGALTVAVVTLPFTIEGNKRIENALYGLERMEGIVDTLIVIPNDKLLEIAPDLPLQTAFKVADEILTNAVKGIAELVTKPGLINLDFADIRAVMGQGGVAMIGVGESDSENRAVEAVEKAVNNPLLDVDITGAKGALINVSGGPTMTLDEAKEVVEAVSSRLDENAQVIWGAHITDDMDTVIRTLLIVTGVKSPQIFGPRTRTTDRRKKEIENDLGIEFI; encoded by the coding sequence ATGGATATACTATCCTCGGGGAGTGGCAGCTTGTTTCAACCCCCTCAACAATCACAATCGCATTCTGTTAAAGAGTTTAGAAGCGAGCTTTCGCGCACAAAAGATGTTGACGCAGAACTTGAAGAACTTCTTGCAACAAAGCGCGCAACAATCCGTGTTATCGGTGTTGGCGGTGCGGGTAATAATTCGCTTACGCGCATGAGCGAGATTGGCATTAAAGGCGCAGAACTCATTGTTGTAAACACTGATGCGCAGGATTTACTCGTCGCACTTGCTGACAAGAAAATCTTGATAGGAAAAGAAGCCAGCAGCGGCATGGGTGCTGGAAGCAATCCAAAAGTCGGCGAAGAAGCAGCGCGTGAATCAGAATCAGAACTCAAAAAATCACTTGCTGGTGCTGACATGGTCTTTATCACGTGCGGTCTTGGCGGCGGAACGGGCACAGGCGCAGCACCAGTCATTGCTGAGATTGCAAAAAAGAATGGTGCACTCACTGTCGCTGTGGTGACGCTTCCCTTCACTATTGAAGGAAACAAGCGCATTGAAAACGCGCTTTATGGTCTTGAGCGCATGGAAGGCATTGTTGACACGCTTATTGTGATTCCAAATGATAAACTCCTTGAAATAGCACCAGACCTCCCGCTTCAAACCGCGTTCAAAGTAGCTGATGAAATTCTTACAAACGCGGTCAAAGGAATTGCTGAGCTTGTCACAAAACCGGGTCTTATCAACCTTGACTTTGCAGACATTCGCGCAGTTATGGGTCAGGGCGGTGTTGCCATGATTGGTGTTGGCGAGAGCGACTCGGAAAACCGTGCAGTTGAAGCAGTTGAAAAAGCGGTGAACAATCCCCTTCTTGACGTGGACATTACTGGCGCTAAAGGCGCGCTTATTAATGTTTCTGGCGGCCCAACTATGACCCTTGATGAAGCAAAAGAAGTGGTTGAAGCGGTTTCGTCGCGTCTTGATGAGAATGCGCAAGTTATTTGGGGCGCGCACATCACTGATGACATGGACACGGTTATTCGAACCTTGCTTATCGTGACTGGCGTGAAGTCGCCGCAAATTTTTGGCCCACGAACAAGAACGACTGACCGTCGTAAAAAAGAGATTGAAAATGACTTGGGCATTGAATTTATTTAG
- a CDS encoding peptidylprolyl isomerase, producing MSIKEGSFIEIDYEARIASNNRMFDTTKERIAKQNGLEGSPKPQRIIIGAQHVIKGLDAELKKHTVGDSFSVIIPAQDAFGSRNQKLVRLIPLKEFREKNMRPLPGMVLDFQGVQGTIMSASGGRVRVDFNHPLAGRTVVYDVTINREITDKKEQIGVILDVRLNEQNPDITIADKKATITLAQKLPEHYTKHICEEIEKYTGLKAEFVKKEEKKEDTTEKKPAKTPAKKADNE from the coding sequence ATGAGCATCAAAGAAGGCAGCTTCATTGAAATTGATTACGAAGCGCGCATTGCAAGCAATAATCGCATGTTTGATACGACTAAAGAACGTATTGCAAAACAAAACGGGCTTGAAGGCTCGCCAAAACCGCAACGCATCATTATTGGCGCGCAACACGTTATCAAAGGTCTTGATGCTGAACTCAAAAAACACACCGTTGGCGATTCATTTTCAGTTATTATTCCTGCACAAGATGCATTTGGTTCACGAAACCAAAAACTCGTGCGTCTTATTCCGCTCAAAGAATTTCGCGAAAAAAACATGCGACCACTGCCCGGCATGGTTTTGGATTTTCAGGGCGTGCAGGGAACTATTATGAGCGCGTCAGGCGGCCGCGTGCGTGTTGACTTCAACCACCCGCTTGCAGGACGAACCGTTGTGTATGATGTGACGATTAATCGCGAAATTACTGACAAAAAAGAACAAATAGGTGTGATTCTTGATGTGCGCTTAAACGAGCAAAACCCTGATATTACCATTGCAGACAAAAAAGCAACAATCACTCTTGCTCAGAAACTGCCAGAACATTACACAAAACACATTTGTGAAGAAATCGAAAAATACACCGGTCTTAAGGCAGAATTTGTAAAAAAAGAAGAGAAAAAAGAAGATACAACAGAAAAGAAACCTGCTAAAACCCCTGCAAAGAAAGCCGATAATGAATAA